A single region of the Sphingobacteriaceae bacterium genome encodes:
- a CDS encoding M3 family oligoendopeptidase codes for MRRSSKGAKISDGVISIKYKDQWDLDVFFPGGSGSPAFQAFLEELTKELDGLEDRLAALGRGHGTAPAAGQAGDGDETSLALDPETFNAVVTQAQHCIQRLVQAAAFVHCLTAQDTTDEAARLLEGRIAQLRARLRTSLNRLDDHLRQVPDAQWTRLLATAGLEELAFPLEERRRLAADKMPAAMETLAEDLAVDGYHGWSHLYNTIVGRITIPWEEEGTTVHLSVGQAANRLKSPHRDTRARLFSAWQKAWDEQAEVIAACLNHLAGYRLQLYKHRGWQDVLQEPLAANRMSKETLSAMWVAVQEAQEHLTKYLQRKAQLLGLPALAWFDVGAPLDTGFRQVEYDVGAQFIVDHLRRFSPDLAAFAETALQEGWVEAEDRPGKRPGGFCTYFPLQGQSRIFMTYGGTPVNVTTLAHELGHAYHNHAVRDLPILLQDFPASLAETASTFAELIVSDAAIANAADDGERLALLDHRLQNHVAYFMDIHARYNFELEFYRARQEGPVPAARLHSMMEEAQKAAFRDALSQYEPQFWASKLHFYITGLPFYNFPYTFGHLFSLGIYRRALEAGSGFARRYEELLRDTGRMTVEELAQRHLDVDLTRPDFWREAARSAVADVDAFLKLSASQ; via the coding sequence ATGCGCAGAAGTAGCAAAGGCGCTAAGATTTCCGACGGGGTGATTTCCATTAAGTACAAGGACCAGTGGGATTTGGACGTGTTCTTTCCCGGCGGCAGTGGCTCCCCCGCCTTCCAGGCCTTCTTGGAGGAATTGACCAAGGAACTGGATGGGCTGGAAGACCGGCTGGCAGCCCTGGGCCGGGGCCACGGGACGGCCCCGGCGGCCGGCCAGGCCGGCGACGGCGACGAGACTTCTCTAGCTCTCGACCCTGAAACTTTCAATGCCGTCGTCACCCAGGCCCAGCACTGCATCCAGCGCCTGGTGCAGGCCGCTGCCTTCGTCCACTGCTTGACGGCCCAGGACACCACCGACGAGGCCGCCCGGCTGCTGGAAGGCCGTATCGCCCAACTGCGGGCCCGCCTGCGGACGAGCCTGAACCGCCTGGACGACCACCTGCGGCAGGTGCCCGACGCCCAGTGGACCCGGCTGCTGGCCACGGCGGGGCTGGAGGAACTGGCCTTCCCCCTGGAGGAGCGGCGCCGCCTGGCGGCCGACAAAATGCCCGCCGCCATGGAGACCCTGGCGGAAGACCTGGCCGTCGACGGCTACCACGGCTGGTCCCACTTGTACAACACCATCGTCGGCCGCATCACCATCCCGTGGGAAGAAGAAGGCACCACCGTCCACCTGTCGGTGGGGCAGGCCGCCAACCGCCTCAAAAGCCCCCACCGGGACACCCGGGCCCGGCTGTTCAGTGCCTGGCAAAAGGCTTGGGACGAGCAGGCCGAGGTCATCGCCGCCTGCCTGAACCACCTGGCGGGCTATCGTCTACAGCTATACAAGCATCGGGGCTGGCAGGACGTGCTGCAGGAACCCCTGGCCGCCAACCGCATGTCGAAAGAAACCTTGTCGGCCATGTGGGTCGCCGTCCAAGAAGCCCAGGAACACCTGACCAAGTACCTGCAGCGCAAGGCCCAGCTTCTGGGGCTGCCGGCCCTGGCCTGGTTCGATGTGGGCGCCCCCCTGGACACCGGCTTCCGCCAGGTGGAATACGATGTCGGCGCCCAATTCATCGTGGATCACCTGCGCCGCTTCAGCCCCGACCTGGCCGCCTTTGCCGAAACCGCCCTGCAGGAAGGATGGGTGGAGGCCGAAGACCGGCCCGGCAAGCGGCCCGGCGGCTTTTGCACCTACTTCCCCCTCCAGGGCCAGTCCCGCATCTTCATGACCTACGGCGGCACGCCCGTCAACGTGACCACCCTGGCCCACGAACTGGGCCACGCCTACCACAACCACGCCGTGCGGGACCTGCCCATCCTGCTCCAGGACTTCCCCGCCAGCCTGGCGGAGACCGCCTCCACCTTCGCCGAACTCATCGTCAGCGACGCCGCCATCGCCAACGCCGCCGACGACGGGGAAAGACTGGCCCTGCTGGATCACCGGCTGCAGAACCACGTGGCCTACTTCATGGACATCCACGCCCGCTATAACTTCGAACTGGAATTCTACCGGGCCCGGCAGGAAGGGCCGGTGCCGGCGGCCCGGCTCCACAGCATGATGGAGGAGGCCCAGAAGGCTGCCTTCCGGGATGCCCTCAGCCAATACGAGCCCCAATTCTGGGCGTCCAAGCTGCACTTTTACATAACGGGGCTGCCTTTTTACAACTTCCCCTACACCTTCGGCCACCTGTTCTCCCTGGGGATCTACCGCCGTGCCCTCGAGGCCGGCAGCGGCTTCGCCCGCCGGTACGAGGAACTGCTGCGGGATACGGGCCGCATGACGGTGGAAGAACTGGCCCAGCGCCATCTGGACGTAGACTTGACCCGACCCGACTTCTGGCGGGAGGCGGCCCGGTCGGCCGTGGCCGACGTGGATGCCTTCCTTAAATTAAGCGCCTCCCAATAA
- the rpoD gene encoding RNA polymerase sigma factor RpoD — protein sequence MSKDANKLLELDEVKELLERGRQQGSLTYDEIMDVLEEVDLSEDQIEELYEQIGEQGIDLIGDVPSGTGKPDDRKSEDKRAAEDDSPMDVPEGVSIDDPVRMYLKEIGRVPLLTAEEEVELAKRIEQGDEEARRRLAEANLRLVVSIAKRYVGRGMLFLDLIQEGNMGLLKAVEKFDYRKGFKFSTYATWWIRQAITRAIADQARTIRIPVHMVETINKLIRVQRQLLQELGREPTPEEIAEQMGIDGDKVREILKIAQEPVSLETPIGEEEDSHLGDFIEDEDALAPAEVASYTLLREQLEDVLDTLTPREKRVLRLRFGLDDGRARTLEEVGQVFGVTRERIRQIEAKALRKLRHPNRSKKLQDYLD from the coding sequence GTGAGCAAAGATGCGAACAAGCTGCTGGAATTGGACGAAGTCAAGGAGCTGCTGGAGCGGGGGCGCCAGCAGGGTTCTCTGACCTACGACGAGATCATGGATGTGCTGGAAGAGGTCGATTTGTCCGAGGATCAAATCGAGGAGCTTTACGAGCAAATCGGTGAGCAGGGCATCGATCTCATCGGCGATGTTCCTTCCGGCACCGGCAAGCCCGACGACCGGAAGAGCGAGGACAAGAGGGCAGCCGAAGACGACTCGCCCATGGATGTGCCCGAAGGGGTTTCCATCGACGATCCGGTGCGCATGTACTTGAAGGAAATCGGCCGGGTGCCCCTGCTGACGGCCGAAGAGGAAGTGGAACTGGCCAAGCGGATCGAACAGGGCGATGAAGAAGCCCGGCGCCGGCTGGCCGAGGCCAACTTGCGCCTGGTGGTGAGCATCGCCAAGCGGTACGTGGGCCGGGGCATGCTGTTCCTGGATCTGATCCAGGAAGGCAACATGGGCCTGCTCAAAGCGGTGGAGAAGTTCGACTACCGCAAGGGCTTCAAGTTCAGCACCTATGCCACGTGGTGGATCCGGCAGGCCATCACCCGGGCCATCGCCGACCAGGCCCGGACCATCCGCATTCCGGTCCACATGGTGGAGACCATCAACAAGCTCATCCGGGTGCAGCGGCAGTTGCTGCAGGAGCTGGGCCGGGAGCCCACGCCGGAGGAGATCGCCGAGCAGATGGGCATCGACGGCGACAAGGTGCGGGAAATCCTGAAGATCGCCCAGGAGCCCGTTTCCTTGGAAACCCCCATCGGCGAGGAAGAGGACAGCCACCTGGGGGACTTCATCGAGGACGAGGATGCCCTGGCGCCGGCGGAAGTGGCCTCCTACACCCTGCTGCGGGAGCAGTTGGAGGATGTGCTGGATACCCTGACCCCGCGGGAGAAGCGGGTGCTGCGCCTCCGGTTCGGCTTGGACGACGGCCGGGCCCGCACCTTGGAAGAAGTGGGCCAGGTGTTCGGCGTCACCCGGGAGCGCATCCGGCAGATCGAAGCCAAGGCATTGCGGAAGCTGCGTCATCCCAACAGGAGCAAGAAGCTGCAGGATTACTTGGATTGA
- the coxB gene encoding cytochrome c oxidase subunit II, producing MQDDMQDRGRAQGFGILLALWAVVIGGVAFSIYAGQRWWMPELAAAHGERVDAVFRILLTLMAIVFVLVQAALGFFAWQSGRREKAIHWHDNPRLEITWTVIPAVVLLGMTIFAGVVWAEMHAPVPDDALTVEVTAEQFAWRIRYPGPDGAFGRTDPGLISRDNPVGVVPEDPNGLDDVVLLNELRLPVDRPVRILLRSKEVLHSFFVPEFRIKQDAVPGRTIEVTFQPTRVGDMEIACAELCGVGHFAMRGDLKVMPQDEFDQWLADLYAGEADGESGEAAGEAVEAGESGESAGE from the coding sequence ATGCAAGACGACATGCAAGATCGAGGCCGCGCCCAGGGTTTTGGGATTCTGCTGGCCTTATGGGCCGTTGTCATCGGCGGCGTTGCCTTTTCCATCTACGCCGGCCAGCGGTGGTGGATGCCCGAACTGGCGGCGGCGCACGGTGAGCGGGTTGACGCCGTCTTCAGGATCCTGCTGACCCTCATGGCCATCGTGTTTGTTCTTGTCCAGGCGGCTCTTGGGTTCTTTGCCTGGCAGTCGGGCAGGCGGGAAAAGGCCATTCACTGGCACGACAATCCCCGCCTGGAGATCACCTGGACCGTCATCCCGGCCGTTGTCCTGCTGGGTATGACCATCTTCGCCGGCGTGGTTTGGGCGGAGATGCACGCTCCCGTACCCGACGACGCGTTGACCGTAGAGGTAACGGCGGAGCAGTTCGCATGGCGCATCCGCTACCCCGGTCCTGACGGCGCCTTCGGCCGCACCGATCCCGGACTTATCAGCAGAGATAATCCCGTCGGCGTGGTGCCGGAAGACCCCAACGGCTTGGATGACGTCGTACTCCTCAACGAGCTGCGGCTGCCGGTGGACCGGCCGGTCCGGATCCTGCTGCGCTCCAAGGAAGTGCTCCACAGCTTCTTTGTTCCGGAATTTCGCATCAAGCAAGACGCGGTGCCCGGCCGGACCATCGAGGTCACCTTCCAACCCACCCGCGTCGGCGATATGGAAATAGCCTGTGCTGAATTGTGCGGCGTCGGCCACTTCGCCATGCGGGGCGACTTGAAGGTGATGCCGCAGGACGAATTCGACCAGTGGCTGGCTGACCTGTACGCCGGCGAGGCCGACGGTGAATCCGGTGAGGCTGCCGGCGAAGCAGTGGAGGCCGGCGAATCCGGCGAGTCCGCCGGCGAATAA
- the katG gene encoding catalase/peroxidase HPI has translation MDAMDNPTNGQTPAVHGSTLGKGTTNKHWWPNRLNLNLLRQHDRKSNPMDEDFDYGEEFLKLDYYALKEDLRKLMTDSQDWWPADYGHYGPLMIRMAWHAAGTYRAGDGRGGGGTGNQRFAPLNSWPDNVLLDRARRLLWPIKKKYGNKISWADLMILAGNVAMESMGVKLIGFGGGREDIWHPEEDIYWGQETEWLADERHTGDRELEKPLAATQMGLIYVNPEGPGGKPDPVASAKEIRETFARMGMNDEETVALIAGGHTFGKTHGAGDAKHVGPNPEAAPIENMGIGWVSTYGKGKGRDTIGSGLEGAWTPTPTTWDHSYFEMLFGYEWWLTKSPAGAWQWMVVDPADEHMAPDVEDPSIKVPTMMTTADMALRHDPIYEKIARRFWENPDEFAEAFARAWFKLTHRDMGPKARYLGPEVPEEDFIWQDPVPAVDYQLTDEEIEQLKAEILNSGLTVTELVMTAWAAASTYRDSDKRGGANGARIRLAPQKDWEVNEPEKLAKVLQVLETIQDRQSKPISMADLIVLGGTAAVEKAARDAGFDIKVPFTPGRGDATQEQTDEESFQVLEPIADGFRNYLKQQYTVSPEELLIDKAQLLNLTAPEMTVLIGGMRALGANYGGTKHGVFTDRVGVLTNDFFVNLLDMGTEWKPVDYNLYEGRDRQTGEVKYTATRVDLIFGANSELRAIAEVYAQDDNQEKFVRDFVKAWVKVMDADRFDVRRKKLMEKVGAGA, from the coding sequence ATGGATGCCATGGATAACCCCACCAACGGCCAGACGCCTGCCGTCCACGGCAGCACCCTCGGGAAAGGCACCACCAATAAGCACTGGTGGCCCAACCGGTTGAACCTCAACCTCCTGCGCCAGCACGACCGCAAGTCCAATCCCATGGATGAGGATTTCGACTACGGCGAAGAGTTTCTCAAGCTGGATTATTACGCCCTCAAGGAAGACCTGCGCAAGCTGATGACCGACAGCCAGGACTGGTGGCCCGCCGACTACGGCCACTACGGCCCCCTGATGATCCGCATGGCCTGGCATGCTGCGGGCACCTACCGGGCCGGCGACGGCCGGGGCGGCGGCGGCACCGGCAACCAGCGGTTCGCTCCCCTCAACAGCTGGCCGGACAACGTCCTTCTGGACAGGGCCCGGCGCCTGCTCTGGCCCATCAAGAAGAAGTACGGCAACAAGATTTCCTGGGCGGACCTGATGATCCTGGCCGGCAACGTGGCCATGGAGTCCATGGGCGTCAAGCTCATCGGCTTCGGCGGCGGCCGGGAAGACATCTGGCATCCCGAAGAAGACATCTACTGGGGCCAGGAGACGGAATGGCTGGCCGATGAGCGCCACACCGGCGACCGGGAGTTGGAGAAGCCCCTGGCGGCCACCCAGATGGGCCTCATCTACGTCAACCCCGAAGGCCCCGGCGGCAAGCCCGACCCCGTCGCCAGCGCCAAGGAGATCCGGGAGACCTTCGCCCGCATGGGCATGAACGACGAGGAAACCGTGGCCCTCATCGCCGGCGGACACACCTTCGGCAAGACCCACGGCGCCGGCGACGCCAAGCATGTGGGCCCCAATCCCGAGGCGGCGCCCATTGAAAACATGGGCATCGGCTGGGTCAGCACCTACGGCAAGGGCAAGGGCCGGGACACCATCGGCAGTGGCCTGGAAGGCGCCTGGACCCCGACCCCCACCACGTGGGACCATTCCTACTTCGAGATGCTGTTCGGCTACGAGTGGTGGCTCACCAAGAGCCCGGCGGGGGCGTGGCAGTGGATGGTGGTGGATCCCGCCGACGAGCATATGGCCCCTGACGTAGAAGATCCTTCCATTAAGGTGCCCACCATGATGACCACTGCGGACATGGCCCTGCGCCACGATCCCATCTACGAGAAGATCGCCCGGCGCTTCTGGGAGAATCCCGACGAGTTCGCCGAGGCCTTCGCCCGGGCGTGGTTCAAGCTGACCCACCGGGATATGGGTCCCAAGGCCAGGTACCTGGGCCCCGAGGTGCCCGAGGAGGACTTCATCTGGCAGGATCCCGTCCCCGCCGTTGACTACCAACTGACCGACGAGGAAATCGAGCAGCTCAAGGCCGAGATTTTGAACTCCGGGCTGACGGTGACCGAACTGGTCATGACCGCCTGGGCGGCGGCCAGCACCTACCGGGACTCCGACAAGCGGGGCGGTGCCAACGGCGCCCGCATCCGCCTGGCTCCCCAGAAGGATTGGGAGGTCAACGAGCCCGAGAAGCTGGCCAAGGTCCTCCAGGTGCTGGAGACCATCCAGGACCGGCAGTCCAAGCCCATCAGCATGGCCGACCTTATCGTCCTGGGCGGCACGGCGGCGGTGGAGAAGGCTGCCCGGGACGCCGGCTTCGACATCAAGGTGCCCTTCACTCCGGGCCGGGGCGATGCCACCCAGGAGCAAACCGATGAGGAAAGCTTCCAGGTGCTGGAGCCCATCGCCGACGGCTTCCGCAATTACCTGAAGCAGCAGTACACTGTGTCGCCTGAGGAACTGCTCATCGACAAGGCCCAGCTGCTGAACCTGACGGCGCCGGAAATGACGGTGCTCATCGGCGGCATGCGGGCCCTGGGGGCCAACTACGGCGGCACCAAGCACGGCGTCTTCACCGACCGGGTGGGCGTCCTCACCAACGACTTCTTCGTCAACCTGCTGGACATGGGCACCGAGTGGAAACCCGTGGACTACAACCTCTACGAGGGCCGCGACCGGCAGACGGGCGAGGTGAAGTACACGGCCACCCGGGTGGACCTGATCTTCGGCGCCAACTCGGAGCTGCGGGCCATCGCCGAAGTGTACGCCCAGGACGACAACCAGGAGAAGTTCGTCCGCGACTTCGTCAAGGCCTGGGTCAAGGTGATGGATGCCGACCGCTTCGACGTCCGGCGGAAGAAGCTGATGGAGAAGGTGGGCGCCGGCGCCTGA